The Coffea arabica cultivar ET-39 chromosome 2c, Coffea Arabica ET-39 HiFi, whole genome shotgun sequence genome includes the window tttgcatgtttttttttcttggcctcactgaacGTTCGCTcttcccattagtttgttttccttaacagaagctcgaaatggaaagattttggagaagccgacCTGATTACTTTTGTTTAGAATTTTTGAATGTAATTTATTAGTCAACTTCTAGTGGttgtatttttggaaaaatttgatgtacttttggtaacttatgatgtaagatttgaatgttttattaaggaagcgacttttctttacttcgatctttattatttggttatttatcCTTAAATTTGAATTAGACTTGTattgagtcctggtgagagttagACAGGCATttcgatacccttgggttcaccctagggagaagtaggggcgtcTCAAAATGAGGCACAGAGGGGCAGTGCCTCGGTACCTTGTATCCCATGACACGTGTCTGGGTCACAAGAGCATATAAGGCCTGGGAAAGAACTTCTGAATCAATAATAAACAGTGCAGGCAATAACAGATCCCCTTGACGCAACCCTCAAGACGATTTGAAAAAGCCATAAGGCACCCCATTCACAAGCACAGAGAACCAAACATTGGAGATCAACCTCCATACCATGTCAATAAACCTTTCGCCAAATCCAAACTGTCGCAGAATTGCAGTAAGGAATGGCTAGGAAACCCTATCATACGCCTTAGTCATGTCTAACTTAAGAGCCAGATTCCCTCCTCTACACTTCCTTCCCATCTCCGACATCAGCTCCTGAGCCAACAAATAATTATCCACAATCGACCGTCCTTTAACAAAGCCACTCTGCTGAAGAGAAATGATTCGAGGCAACACACCAGACAACCTCCCCACCAAAATTCGAGAAAGGACTTTATTCAAAAAGTTACTCATACTAATAGGTCGAAATTGAGTAAAATCCTTATGATTCATGACCTTGGGTAAAAGAACAATAGACGTAGCCGTAATGAACCGAGGTAGTTCAGCACCACAGAAGAAACTCAAAATTGCCCTGTAGACATCGTGAGCCACTACCTCTCAAGCCGTTGTAAAAAATTTCCCTGTAAAGCCGTTTGGCCCAGCGGCACTATCTCCATCCATATCAAAGATCACCGCCTTCACCTCCTCCAAGGAGGGGACCTCCTCCAATCTCATGTTATAGATATCGTCCCCGAGGTTAGAGATAACATGCAGAAGCTAAAATTCGGACACAGGGTCAGCCAagaacaaattactaaaataccTTACAGCTTCCCTCCCGATCCCTTCATCGTCCATCACCCAATCCCGAATCTTGTGAATTCTGGACTGAAAACGGCGTTGCTTGACTACCAAATGAAAGTAGCTTGAATTACGATCACCGTGTTGCAGCCACTTAACCCTGGCTTTCTGACTCCAAAATTGCTCTTCAACTGCTAGCAGCCTCTTCAAGTTAGCCTGAGCCCGCTGGAGCTCCAACTGGGTCTCAACGGATAAATCAGCCCGTGCACGCAACTCTGCCGCCGCCACCACCTCTTCCCCCTTCTTAACATTCTCAAACACATCCCCAAATACCTGCTTGTTCCAGATATGAAGAGCCGGGGAGATATTTCTCAACTTTCTCCATACCACAGAAAATGGGGACCCAGACACTTCCAATTGCCAAGCTGTCCTGACCACGTCCAAATCGAAATGATTGACTCCTAACAGCAACTCTAGGTGCGAACGAGATGAGAAGCTGAGCATGGTCAGATAGAGTGCGCACTAAATGAGACACAGAGACTGACAAGGAGAAATTCAGGCACTCCATCTTAAGTAACACTATCCAACCGTTTCCAGATGTGCACCCTCCCGATTCTGTTATTACACCAAGTGAAACTACTGCTAGAGAAACCGACATCGAACACTCCCCATTACTCATAAAACAGGAAAGTTCAAGTGTGAGACCCCggtcagttcttaagtttgatatcaggtgatattcattatttgtgcggtaaaatttggggttttagggttaattagaaAACCCTGAGttggggttaggattgaaaccctagtttttgtattaatcataAGTTCGAATGGTGGTTAAAGTTAGTTTTGCTAGTGTGTGTGTTTTCGTgcgggtaagtataggatttgatccattttatatTGGTTAAGTACGTTTAAAAGGTAGACAACCTCAGACTAGTAAACCCTCTAGTATTCCAAtagattagaaagcttaagttgggTTCCAATAGATTAGCAAGTTGggttaaaaccctaattttgccaatgttataaaggttgttgtttaattgtttttattatggagaaagtatgattaagtgtagatgattaagttagtggggtgattagtagagaaattaagtaagattaattagtttggattagattaagttaatTATCTATGGACTAAATTGCAAAGAATTAAATGATTTGGGGCAAGAGTGTAAGAATGACAAAGTGAAGTATGTAATTGTGGAGTAAATTGGTAGGATGGTGAAGTTAATTGGGCTATagtgtgatttttggttaaccACAAGTTCTTAGACTTCCTAAGAGTTCCATGAGgttcctaagcttaattttgATTGGCTGATAAAAAAAgtggttggactttgaccaagtgaCTTGATATTAATCTAATTTAGCAAGACAAAGGCCAAAAACAACAAGgagaatttcggccagctctagggagaaaaaccaagagaaaataagagaaagaacaagaaaaaatctGGTTGTGTGCAACTaatccaacaagcttgggagttagagcaaaagaaagctaaggaacttgattcttgaagtacaaccttgtgaaccaacctttggaaggtaaaacagccttgaactcttgtaaaagtTTGTAGTAATTCAGTAGAAATGATGATTTTTATGTTGTAAACTactaataagggttaatgatggtttatatgtcacttttgtgggtttgtatggaagatttggtggttgctatggtggtttgagaaaattccagcaagtgatacaaatttccagttttgatgcTTTAAATTTCTGTTATGATGGATTGTATGTGGTTATCTTGGTTGGATTGAGCTCAAAATGTAAAGATTGTAGCTCAAAATTGTTGGTTTATGGTGAGTAGAAAACCGGCCAGCAAAGGGGTTGAAAAGCTAGGGTATGACCAATGCAAATTAGTGTTGATGATGTGTTATGGATTAAGGGGATGGTGTATGATTCCTTTGATGTGGTTGCATGACTTAAATTTGTATAGATTAGGATCATGAAACCCTAGGCTTCCTTAGGTTAGTTTAGCTTGGCTAATGTTTAGttagttagggtttggttagtagGTTGTTAGATTAAGGTTAGTGATGCAAATAAAGTTAGGTTAGGGATTATGGTTAgtttttggcaattttgtaGTGACTTAGAGGGAAAGTTTCAGACCGTTTGTAGGCCATTTAGAAGTTattatatgtgtgtttatttggtatgaaagTGGTAGGAAGACCTGCATGGAAACCTTGGAAACGGACCATGCGTTTGTGACGTTCGAAACCGGCAAACCtggaaacagggcagtccacaaATCCGAAATTGggttctatttttctttatgcTGTGTGCAGATTCAGaggtttctcaaaacatgaaagttgtagcttcttaagtccttaatttttctacaaaattttaggtcaaacggatcagtgtagcccgagttatagacaaaacacttgcacctgttttgtacactggattgtgttatgttttttaattttgtttctgaccatgctctgtcCGTCTTGATAACGTGTGAACTGGCTGTtgatcccttcataagaaatgtagatcttggtcttagcttcgaaagggtATAAAGAGCATCCAAATTCGAGTTCcatagcttcagttatgactaaaacaagatcggttgtcagaactgccttcgaatttggacagttctgatagGAACTTTGAACCCATTTTTCCCTATGCTCCGTACTGATTCAGTTTTttgtcaaaatacaaaagttttAGCATTATGATATAGATTTCTAacacctttggaatttcttgatttggatttgtgagctgtgagttatggtccagtaaacagaccctgtccgtcaccctaaaatgcaaacttctggtactattttccataatttcgacctgcttccattcagatctagattaaggcATCtttatgaaagttgtaacccttctTCTTAGCTTCACAACAGTACCTCATGCATTTCGATCCAATAACCGTAgcctgaaatttgatcaaaacgaTTCTAGGTGCCAAATCTGCCATTTCCGTTGCCGGCCGTTTACAttttcgtttgccgtttccgtacttgcatggccaattttgccgttttgcttgttttaggcatgctagtagccgtttgtgatataatgtgatgcaatcttctatttcagacggtggtgagctaggcggagccagTGGGGCCTACTACTAGCTATCCTTCGCGACGCAATTTTCATACTTTTGCTATCTTGGttctttgagtaagtattcgggctgttttgtatataacttgcttatgtgtttaaggtgaatgaaaggggtatctaggcgagggtgtacttcatcgcactcgacctaaaccctaatttacatgcatatttatacatgacatgtctaaatgaattattttgggtttgagcgcgcttgtagctcggggtgacgtttGTGAGTTGGGGTCGATCTTCTGActtagatggactattcgagccagccgagacttggtcgaagccagtccaacctagtttgaggtcaccaagtttgtaggttcaagttgtgaaccaagtttgtgaaccgagcttgcgaAGCAAGTTCAATTTTGTTTCGTTCGCTCGAGTAAGTTTGTGAgatgactggccagtgagggtgataaggtgttaggtgggagtacaagtggagttctacggatcttatttgtggtcgacagAGTGTCGGCaagaggtcacgcatggcaaacgacttggctttggagccaacctgtatcctaccattgtgatgttacactTCTGTACTCATGCGaaatatttggatttaaatgttTATTCGAATGTGCAATTTACAATTTTACCCCTGATTACTTACTAAGCGCATAGCTTACcctgtttcctttgttttccttagcagggaacGACACGGGGAACTCCTTGGCACATTCACTAGTACagttaggtttgcttgtaatagttggacaattgagatggttgtttttgttttggtggtttgtataaggaccctccttagggtctactttctgctggttgttatcatAATATAATATAGTGGTTTGACTAGCTgcttttggg containing:
- the LOC113724391 gene encoding uncharacterized protein; protein product: MLSFSSRSHLELLLGVNHFDLDVVRTAWQLEVSGSPFSVVWRKLRNISPALHIWNKQVFGDVFENVKKGEEVVAAAELRARADLSVETQLELQRAQANLKRLLAVEEQFWSQKARVKWLQHGDRNSSYFHLVVKQRRFQSRIHKIRDWVMDDEGIGREAVRAILSFFCGAELPRFITATSIVLLPKVMNHKDFTQFRPISMSNFLNKVLSRILVGRLSGVLPRIISLQQSGFVKGRSIVDNYLLAQELMSEMGRKCRGGNLALKLDMTKAYDRVS